A DNA window from Cutaneotrichosporon cavernicola HIS019 DNA, chromosome: 2 contains the following coding sequences:
- a CDS encoding uncharacterized protein (AMP-binding enzyme), whose protein sequence is MAAKPRKQLSIAECDALFIRPGTLFEMSPEIINGREYRGWRMVRPYLVDRMNKWASRVFINACRDEPYPKDERFDYTFGEIHRRALQVAGWLRETHGVRVGTRVGVLGFNSVEWAVVWVALHLLGAVPTIINSWVQPDALVHCLTLSKPVLVLADAKSADAVAPYSAELKAAGVGPIMAWSTMEHLTHKDHPVVDLWGVPASKEAVLAVTTGDGLESLTPQSLGSIFFTSGTTGLPKGVPMTQQGLLHNLKCGQSMVIRAALRAGAPLDMALALAVTENTEQARALHAVPMFHVTGGGQFLNSFNDGKKMHFMRRWSATDAVELLIKYKINQVSGVPAISNAILQHPGLPDDHQLTAVMYGGAAPPERLGADMKNRWPELVLNHAWGMTECQGLITSFVGPDYLERPKSCGPPIPSNDVRVVDIETRRVLGPNEVGSLEVRGYNVMSGYLDDPAATAKAIDKDGWFDSGDVGCIDKDGFVYISDRIKDIIIRGGENIASEEVENAIYRDDRIAEAASVPVPDDMLGELVAVGVSLKPGAKATPEEIIAAATPRLRREARPVFVWVSDDVLPMNANGKYLKSEIKKTVQALYKQHKAREAKL, encoded by the exons ATGGCCGCGAAACCACGCAAGCAGCTGTCCATTGCGGAAT gcgACGCACTCTTCATCCGGCCGGGCACGCTGTTCGAGATGAGCCCCGAGATCATCAACGGGCGCGAGTACCGG GGATGGCGCATGGTCCGCCCATACCTCGTCGACCGGATGAACAAGTGGGCTTCGCGGGTGTTTATCAACGCATGCCGTGATGAGCCGTACCCAAAAGACGAGCGGTTCGATTATACCTTTGGTGAGATCCACCGACGTGCCCTGCAGGTCGCTGGGTGGCTGCGCGAAACCCACGGCGTTCGTGTCGGCACGCGCGTCGGTGTCCTCGGCTTCAACAGTGTCGAGTGGGCTGTTGTTTGGGTTGcgcttcatctcctcggcgctgtcCCAACTATTATTAATAGTTGGGTACAGCCCGACGCGCTTGTGCACTGCCTCACACTGTCCAAGCCCGTGCTTgttctcgccgacgccaagagcGCCGATGCCGTTGCTCCTTATTCAGCAGAGTTGAAGGCCGCCGGAGTTGGCCCAATTATGGCTTGGTCGACTATGGAGCACCTCACACACAAGGACCATCCCGTTGTTGACCTCTGGGGCGTCCCAGCCTCCAAGGAGGCCGTGCTCGCCGTTACTACGGGTGATGGCTTGGAGAGCCTGACTCCCCAAAGCCTTGGTTCAATCTTCTTCACGTCCGGAACGACAGGATTGCCAAAGGGCGTCCCCATGACTCAGCAGGGACTTTTACACAACCTCAAGTGTGGACAGAGCATGGTCATCCGTGCCGCCCTGCGTGCCGGTGCCCCACTCGACATGGCTCTCGCGCTTGCGGTGACTGAGAACACTGAGCAGGCGCGGGCGCTACACGCCGTCCCCATGTTCCACGTAACGGGGGGCGGGCAGTTCTTGAATTCGTTCAACGACGGCAAGAAAATGCACTTTATGCGCCGCTGGAGCGCTaccgacgccgtcgagtTGCTCATCAAATACAAGATCAACCAAGTGTCCGGCGTTCCTGCCATCTCAAACGCCATCCTCCAACACCCCGGCTTGCCCGACGACCACCAGCTCACCGCGGTGATGTATGGCGgtgctgcgccgcctgaACGCTTGGGGGCAGATATGAAGAACCGCTGGCCAGAGTTAGTCCTCAACCACGCATGGGGCATGACCGAGTGCCAGGGACTTATCACGTCCTTTGTCGGGCCGGATTACCTTGAGCGCCCAAAGTCGTGTGGGCCGCCAATACCCTCCAACGACGTGCGGGTTGTGGATATCGAGACGCGTCGCGTACTTGGCCCCAACGAGGTCGGATCcctcgaggtgcgcggATACAATGTCATGTCCGGATACCTCGATGATCCGGCCGCGACGGCCAAGGCGATCGACAAGGACGGGTGGTTTGACTCGGGTGATGTCGGTTGTATTGACAAAGACGGGTTCGTGTACATCTCGGACCGAATCAAGGACATTATCAttcgcggcggcgagaacATTGCCTcggaggaggtcgagaacgCCATTTACCGGGACGACCGGATTGCCGAGGCTGCCTCGGTACCCGTCCCGGACGACAtgcttggcgagctcgtcgctgtTGGGGTCAGTCTCAAGCCGGGCGCCAAGGCCACTCCCGAGGAGATTATCGCTGCGGCCACGCCGAG ACTCCGCCGCGAGGCGCGTCCCGTCTTCGTCTGGGTTTCCGATGACGTCCTCC CCATGAACGCCAATGGCAAATACCTCAAGTCGGAGATCAAGAAG